A window of Festucalex cinctus isolate MCC-2025b chromosome 6, RoL_Fcin_1.0, whole genome shotgun sequence contains these coding sequences:
- the LOC144021298 gene encoding retinal cone rhodopsin-sensitive cGMP 3',5'-cyclic phosphodiesterase subunit gamma-like, translated as MADTAVATPADKKAPPKFKQRTTRTFKSKAPKPGQKGFGDDIPGMEGLGTDITVICPWEAFGDMELSDLAKYGIV; from the exons ATGGCAGACACAGCAGTTGCAACCCCCGCCGACAAGAAGGCACCCCCCAAGTTCAAGCAGAGGACCACTCGCACCTTCAAGAGCAAAGCCCCGAAACCCGGCCAGAAGGG ATTCGGAGACGACATCCCCGGCATGGAGGGTCTGGGcacagacatcacggtgatttGCCCTTGGGAAGCCTTTGGTGACATGGAACTCAGTGACCTGGCCAAATACGGAATCGTATAG